A genomic region of Cinclus cinclus chromosome 37, bCinCin1.1, whole genome shotgun sequence contains the following coding sequences:
- the LOC134055973 gene encoding basic proline-rich protein-like, translating to MPDEPGVAPGSPLSQPPTGTPQKGARPPPGSDSEQDSGFSDSGSEHLGRCEGTDTEEPPGPGHAHLGPTCLGHTPPGPQPPGSSRDPRPLLVLLRSPPAAVPVPEGTHPCHHPVSPAELSPCPRGSPRFTGALLAALALRTGALLRQNRRTQGDIATLRRHTRLLARATRDPRVWPRLCHLLATVGPSGNHREPPGFGEE from the exons ATGCCGGACGAGCCGGGGGTGGCCCCGGGgtcccccctgtcccagcccccCACGGGGACCCCCCAAAAAGGGGCGCGGCCCCCCCCGGGCAGCGACTCCGAACAGGATTCGGGATTTTCAG ATTCGGGCTCGGAGCACCTGGGCAGGTGCGAGGGAACCGACACGGAGGAGCCGCCCGGGCCCGGCCACGCCCACCTGGGGCCCACCTGCCTCGGCCACACCCCCCCGGGGCCGCAG CCCCCGGGATCCTCTCGGGACCCGCGGCCCCTCCTGGTCCTGCTCCGCTCTCCTCCCGCCGCCGTCCCCGTTCCGGAGGGGACCCATCCGTGCCACCACCCGGTGTCACCGGCGGAGCTGTCACCGTGTCCCCGGGGGTCCCCCCGGTTCACCGGGGCGCTGCTGGCGGCGCTGGCGCTTCGCACCGGAGCCCTGCTCCGCCAAAACCGGCGCACTCAGGGGGACATCGCGACACTCCGGCGACACACCCGGCTGCTGGCCCGGGCCACCCGCGACCCCCGCGTGTGGCCCCGCCTTTGTCACCTGCTGGCCACCGTGGGACCCTCCGGGAATCACCGGGAGCCTCCCGGTTTTGGGGAGGAATAA